One window of Trifolium pratense cultivar HEN17-A07 linkage group LG5, ARS_RC_1.1, whole genome shotgun sequence genomic DNA carries:
- the LOC123887149 gene encoding protein DETOXIFICATION 51-like has product MCESKIKTTLNDPLISKTNFNQRDMIITETKSLLALALPTALTALIFYARSIVSMMFLGKLGDVELASGSLAIAFANITGYSVLSGLSLGMEPLCSQAFGANRPKLLSLTLQRCIIFLLSCSLPISFLWFKMSRIFHFLHQDDKITQMSQTFLIFLLPDLVTNSFLQPIRIYLRAQSITYPVTLASLVGTFLHLPFNFLLLKRGISGIAIASAASNFSVLVVLILYVWISGIHIATWNAPSRECFTGWKPLVKLAAPSCVSVCLEWWWYEIVIVLCGFLVDPTATVASMGILIQTTSLIYVFPSSLGLAVSTRVGNALGANCPRNARVSAVIAVFFAAVMGFTAVIFAMMMRRRWGKMFTGDEDILRLTATALPILGLCELGNCPQTVGCGVVRGTARPKVAANVNLSAFYMVGMPVAIGLAFWFDFGFCGLWLGLLSAQVCCAGLMLYIVGTTDWEQQARRAQLLTSFDEVENGSDGLKEPLISGLESA; this is encoded by the coding sequence GAAACAAAATCCCTTTTAGCATTAGCTTTACCAACAGCACTAACAGCACTAATCTTCTACGCGCGTTCCATCGTATCTATGATGTTCCTCGGTAAACTTGGTGACGTGGAACTTGCATCAGGTTCATTAGCTATAGCTTTTGCAAACATAACCGGTTATTCTGTTCTTTCCGGTTTATCTTTAGGTATGGAACCTCTTTGTTCTCAAGCTTTTGGTGCTAACCGTCCAAAACTTCTATCATTAACACTTCAACGGTGTATAATCTTTCTCTTATCATGTTCCTTACCCATTTCATTTCTATGGTTTAAAATGTCtagaatttttcattttttacatCAAGATGATAAAATCACCCAAATGTCACAaacttttcttatttttcttttacctGATCTTGTAACTAATTCATTTCTTCAACCAATTAGGATCTATCTTCGTGCTCAATCCATCACCTATCCGGTGACGTTAGCGTCGCTCGTCGGAACTTTTTTACATTtacctttcaattttttacttctcAAGAGAGGGATATCTGGTATAGCTATAGCTTCTGCTGCCTCCAATTTTTCAGTTCTAGTTGTTTTGATTCTTTATGTTTGGATAAGTGGGATCCACATTGCCACATGGAATGCTCCCAGTCGGGAATGTTTTACCGGCTGGAAGCCGTTGGTTAAGCTAGCCGCGCCGAGTTGTGTTTCTGTTTGTTTGGAATGGTGGTGGTATGAAATTGTGATAGTTTTGTGTGGTTTTTTGGTGGACCCCACTGCCACGGTGGCATCTATGGGGATTTTAATTCAAACTACTTCTTTGATTTATGTTTTTCCTTCATCTCTCGGACTTGCTGTTTCAACGCGTGTTGGCAACGCATTGGGAGCTAATTGTCCGAGAAACGCGAGGGTTTCGGCAGTGATTGCAGTGTTTTTTGCAGCAGTTATGGGATTTACTGCTGTGATTTTTGCTATGATGATGAGACGACGGTGGGGAAAGATGTTTACCGGAGATGAAGATATTTTACGGTTGACAGCGACGGCATTGCCAATTTTAGGTTTATGTGAGCTCGGAAATTGTCCGCAGACGGTTGGTTGCGGTGTTGTGAGAGGGACGGCGCGGCCGAAAGTGGCGGCGAATGTTAATTTAAGTGCTTTCTATATGGTGGGAATGCCAGTAGCAATTGGGCTTGctttttggtttgattttggattttgtggGCTTTGGTTGGGCCTTTTATCAGCCCAAGTTTGTTGTGCGGGCCTAATGTTGTATATTGTTGGGACCACTGATTGGGAACAACAGGCTCGTCGGGCTCAGTTATTGACATCGTTTGATGAAGTGGAGAATGGATCAGACGGACTAAAAGAACCATTGATTAGTGGTTTGGAAAGTGCTTGA